The window CGAAGTTAAGTGCGGCCGGATTTGCAACAGGGGGTGGATAGGTGCCGAGGACTTTGAGGGAGACAGTGCCCTGTGCGGCTCCGGTCGAATCCGCCAAGGTAAGGTTTGCAAAACGATAGGCAGGCTGCGCCGGGGAAGCGGTGAGGGTGAAGGTGCAGGTTGCATTGATGGCAAGGGTAGAGCAGTTGTTCGAAACGATGGTGAATGCAGATGGAGTAAGCCCGCTCAGCACCGGTGCTTTTAGTGTAAGTGGGGCTGACCCGGTATTGGAGACTGTGACGACAGACGACGAGGATGTCTGCCCAAGGACTACAGTGCCAAAGTCGATTGTGCTGGGCGATGCGGAGAAGTGTATGCCGGTGGGTATTCCCGTGCCGATGATCCCGGCGTAGGGAGTGCCATTCACATTGAGGGTGACGGTGCGGAGTCCTAGTGCCGAAGGCGTGAAGTAGATGGAGCCGTTACAGAAGGGGTTAAGGCGTTCCGTGGTGCAGGAGCTGGTTTGCGAGGAAGAACTGGGCAGGAAGGAGAAGTCTGCTGCGTCCGGGCCAGTCAGAGTGAGTGTGAAGCCTTGCGGGTAGCCTGGGTTGAAGCTGAAGTAACTTAATCCCTGCGTTCCGATGGAGCGGTTCCCGAAGTTGATCAATACGGAACCGGTGAAGCCGTTCGAGTAGGTCAGACTGAGGACCTGCGGTCCGGAGCCTTGAGGTGCCGCGTCGTCACTTACCGTCAAGGTACCGGTGGAGTAGGGTTGCGCGGTGGCGAGTGCGGTGACCGTAATGGTGCAGGTCGCCTGTGGTGCAAGCGAGTTGCCGCAGTTGTTGGTCTGGGTGAATGCGGGCTGCCCTGAGGTTGGATCGTTACTGATCGTCACGCTGTCGATGGTGAGAGGCAGCGTGCCGGAGTTGGTCAGGGTGGAGGTCAACGGGGTGCCTGCAGCGGTGAAGGCGAGCGATGTGGGATTGAGGTACGCCGGGCCCGCATTCGCTTCGAGGCCTGTGCCCGTCATGAGAATCCAGGTTACGGGATTTGCGGAACTGTTCTTCAGAGCGAGGTATGCGCTACGGGGTCCCAGCCCTGTCGGAGCGAAGGTGTACGCGATGCCGCAGCTTGCGCCCGGCAGTATCGGAGTGGAGCACTGCTGAAGGTTGGGGTTCGAGCCGGGGGGAAAGCTTGCGGGCTTGAAGTCGCCGGGGTTGGCACCTGAAAGCGGCAAAGAGTCGCTGTTCAGAGTTGCGACGTCGATACCGACAGGTGCTGCAGTGTTGTTCGTGAAGGTGATAACCTGCGAGACCTGAGTCGAGTTGATGCGGGTGGGGGCAAAGTCCAGCTCGGTGGGCGATGCGGTGAAACCTGAGGTGACGGTGAGGCGAACGCTGAGATCGGGCGGGGTCTGCGGCTGCGATGGCTGAAATGGGGCCTGGGGCGGGATGAGGTTGTAGAGTGCTGCGGTGTTGAGAGCGGGGTCGTTTGCGATGTGGAGCAGGGCTGTGGAGGTGTCGGTTGCTGGGGTTAGACCCTGCGGCGTCGTGAGCGAGAAGAGATTGCCACACGGGGAGTTGTCGCCTGCGGTGCCGCCGGCCGAGTTGATGCAGACAGAGAGGATGTTGCCGATGGTGTTGATCTGTTCAATTGGAACGGTTGTTCCCGCGGGCACGCCGGTTCCGGGTGCAGTGCCGCTTGTTGTGTTGACCAACTGCGCGGCTTGGACGAAGGCGGCTGTGAGCGCTTCAACTTCGCCGGAAGGTGCGCCAATCGCGGAGGGCGAGGTCATGTATGGAGCGAGGGGGTAGACCGTGGCGATGGTGGTGAGTTCGTTCATGAAGATGTAGGTGCTGGCGGAGAGATTGCCGCAGGGTCCGAGCGCCGCCATCAGCGAGAGCGCTGCATTGTTGGAGCCCGCTGGCAGGCCCGGATTGCCGCCGGTCGCGACGATGTATACGAGCGTGGACGGAGATGGGCAGGTGTAGGTGCCGGTGATGTTGAAGCTGCCGGTGGCGTCGGTGCTGGGCGCAGGAGAGAGGAGTGGACTTGCCGGTGAGCCCTCTGCTGCAGAGCCAACTGCGTAGAGCTGGATAGTTGCGCCGGTCACTGGTTGCTGCCCGCCGTGGACGAGGCCGTGTACGCCGGGGGGGATGATGACCTGTGGAGCGTTTCGCTGTGTGCCGCAGCCGAAGATTAGAAGTGAGAGCGGAAGAAGTGTGAGGGCGGGGCGGAGGGCGCGATTTAACATGCAGTCACCAGCTTTTAGTGCGGTCGAGTAGGGCACGAACACAGATAGGGAGCCCGAACACGGAGGATTCTCTCATGCCCAAGAGGTTTGTCCACGAAAATGTGTTGCTCACGGTGAATTCATCCCTTGCTGACTTTAGTGGTATTGCGTAGTGGCTGAATTTGGATTAAGGAGGCAGCTTAGGTGTAGCTTCTCTCTATTTGTGCGCGTTGGGCGCTTCGAATAGAACGAGGTTATCGCGGTAGTCGATGTGCATGACGAGCTGTTGGAGAGTCGGATAGCCGATAAAACCGGAGATCCCGTCAAATTTGGATAGAGGGACCGAGTCCATACTGGTGATGGGGAGTCGAAGACCGGCGAAGTCGACGGTGAAGCTGCCGGCTTCCGATAATTTGCTTGTTCCAGAGAGCCCACGCATATACGAGATGCTTTCTTTGGAGTGGGTCACTTGTTTGGCGAGGCCAAGATCGATGAGGTTGGTGTCAGCGCCGGTATCAACGATAAAGAGCGCAGGCTTGCCGCCGTTTATGACGGTCGGCATGATGATCTCATGACCACGGCGGTAGATGTTGGTCCAGCTCTGCATGGATGGCGCTTTGAAGCGGTCGTAATGGCTGAGGTCGTTGGCCGGACTGCCTCCCAGGGGGTCGAGAGTCTCTGGTGCAGCCGATGGAGATTGCGGGAGCGGCTCAAGCCGGATCTCGTGTTTTATGTAATCGACACTAACGAGATAGCGAGAAAAGATGTCGATGCCGACGAGACCGTCGCCAGTGTCGAGGCGCTGGCCGATGTGTCCACCGCCCATCACGCTGAAGTTTGAGAGGGCCTCGACGGAGCAGTTTTTAAACTCAATGCCTCCGATGCGAACTGAGGCTGCCACGTATTGCTCGACCGCGTTCGATCCCTGATCCCCGAAGCCCCACGTGCGTGCGTCGCCTACCTTGCGCAAGCCCATGCCCGCGTAAACGCTGTGCGTGACCAGAAATCCGCTGGCTCCGGTATCGATCTGCAGGGTTCGTTTGTGTCCGTTGAAGGCGACTTCGAGCCCGTAATACGCGATTCCAATGTTGTTGTCGTTGTAGACAGGCGTCATGGGTATTCGCGCGGGACCCGTGACGGACGAGAGTTCGCACCGATCCTGCAGGAGGGTTCGATCCTTATCGAGGCGTGCGCTAAGAGTCGCACGGCGCTTGTCGTCGAGGCTCTTCGATTCCTGGAGAAAATTGGCGTATTCGGTTATGGATCGTTCGTCGTCCAGAGAGCCGATCCAGGCGAGACGAATGTTTTCATTGTTGGGCTGAAGTTGGTGGGCGAGCGTTAGATGTTTTTGCGCTGAGGCGTGATAGCCGGCGAGTGATTCGTAGTCGGCTAGGCCCTCGTAGGCAGCGGGAAGGCAGGGGTCGGTCTTAAGCGCCTTGAGCATGAGTGCGTACGACTCCAGCCAATCACCTTCGGCGTGACGAAGCTCTCCTGCGGTGACAATTGCGATTGGGTTTGTCGGTTCGGCGGCCGTCCAGGCATCCGTTTTCTTTCTTGCCTCGTCGAGTTTGCCTTGCCCCAGAAGGCTGTCGATCTCAAGCTGACGGCTGCGGCGATCCCCGGAATCGGACTTGTATGCGGCTGCGGCAAGGTCCGCTGACTTCTTGTAGTCACCACGGTAAAAGGCCAGCTCCGTCTCGGTTGGGGCGGCATGATCGATCTTGCAGGCAGCGTTGTGAGCCTGCTTTGGATCCGGAGACGATTGCGCGGGGCTCTTTGCGGTAAGAGCGAAGGCAAG is drawn from Edaphobacter lichenicola and contains these coding sequences:
- a CDS encoding choice-of-anchor D domain-containing protein encodes the protein MLNRALRPALTLLPLSLLIFGCGTQRNAPQVIIPPGVHGLVHGGQQPVTGATIQLYAVGSAAEGSPASPLLSPAPSTDATGSFNITGTYTCPSPSTLVYIVATGGNPGLPAGSNNAALSLMAALGPCGNLSASTYIFMNELTTIATVYPLAPYMTSPSAIGAPSGEVEALTAAFVQAAQLVNTTSGTAPGTGVPAGTTVPIEQINTIGNILSVCINSAGGTAGDNSPCGNLFSLTTPQGLTPATDTSTALLHIANDPALNTAALYNLIPPQAPFQPSQPQTPPDLSVRLTVTSGFTASPTELDFAPTRINSTQVSQVITFTNNTAAPVGIDVATLNSDSLPLSGANPGDFKPASFPPGSNPNLQQCSTPILPGASCGIAYTFAPTGLGPRSAYLALKNSSANPVTWILMTGTGLEANAGPAYLNPTSLAFTAAGTPLTSTLTNSGTLPLTIDSVTISNDPTSGQPAFTQTNNCGNSLAPQATCTITVTALATAQPYSTGTLTVSDDAAPQGSGPQVLSLTYSNGFTGSVLINFGNRSIGTQGLSYFSFNPGYPQGFTLTLTGPDAADFSFLPSSSSQTSSCTTERLNPFCNGSIYFTPSALGLRTVTLNVNGTPYAGIIGTGIPTGIHFSASPSTIDFGTVVLGQTSSSSVVTVSNTGSAPLTLKAPVLSGLTPSAFTIVSNNCSTLAINATCTFTLTASPAQPAYRFANLTLADSTGAAQGTVSLKVLGTYPPPVANPAALNFAYTPLGTISAPQSFTVTSYNNDPINVTVIDGPVQPFILTQGNSCSHTPCQISVAYAPTAANTAPDDGNNSYDEILVTDLFSGQAFTVNLSGIWQQPASPQLRR
- a CDS encoding aspartyl protease family protein, which produces MKVFSRLPFLCLTVFSLAFALTAKSPAQSSPDPKQAHNAACKIDHAAPTETELAFYRGDYKKSADLAAAAYKSDSGDRRSRQLEIDSLLGQGKLDEARKKTDAWTAAEPTNPIAIVTAGELRHAEGDWLESYALMLKALKTDPCLPAAYEGLADYESLAGYHASAQKHLTLAHQLQPNNENIRLAWIGSLDDERSITEYANFLQESKSLDDKRRATLSARLDKDRTLLQDRCELSSVTGPARIPMTPVYNDNNIGIAYYGLEVAFNGHKRTLQIDTGASGFLVTHSVYAGMGLRKVGDARTWGFGDQGSNAVEQYVAASVRIGGIEFKNCSVEALSNFSVMGGGHIGQRLDTGDGLVGIDIFSRYLVSVDYIKHEIRLEPLPQSPSAAPETLDPLGGSPANDLSHYDRFKAPSMQSWTNIYRRGHEIIMPTVINGGKPALFIVDTGADTNLIDLGLAKQVTHSKESISYMRGLSGTSKLSEAGSFTVDFAGLRLPITSMDSVPLSKFDGISGFIGYPTLQQLVMHIDYRDNLVLFEAPNAHK